Within the Sulfurospirillum barnesii SES-3 genome, the region CTCCCGTATGTGCCCCACCACCCCCTTTGCCACGAAGCCCACTTTTTTCCACTTCACTCGTAACCGCATCGGGGCTCATCGAAAAAAGTTTCACTAACGAGCCGTAGCGTCCGTTTTCACGGGCAACACGTAGTGTGTGGGAGAGTGGAATATCAAAATTTTTACTGACGATTTTGACCATCATGAGGCACTTCCATCGATAAGTTCATCCAGCTTTTCAAGGGTGAGATTTTCCACATAATCATCATTCAAGCTCATGCATGGAGCCGTGCCACACGAGCCTAGACATTCGACCAAAGAGAAGGTAAATTTCCCATCTTTCGTGGTTTGTCCTGGCTTAATTCCCAGACGATTTTCGATATGCGCTTGCATGGTTTGTGCGCCTCGAAGCATACACGAGAGTGTTTTGCACAGTTGGATATGATATTTTCCCACAGAGGCAAGGTTAAACATCGTGTAAAAAGAGGCAACAGAGTAGACATCCATTGCAGAACATTCTAATTTTTGAGCTAAAAACTGCATCGCCTCAGGGCTAATCCATCCTTCTTGATACTGCACCATCCAAAGAGAGGGAAGCATGAGCGAACTTTTTTCAGGGTAACGCTCTAAAAGAGCTCTAAATTTGGTTTCATTTTCTTGGGAAAAAGCAAAAGAACTCATCGGTCTAACTCTCCTGCGATGATATTAAGGCTTCCAAGGCTCAGTACGGCATCGGCTATCATGCCGCCCTCCACAATGTGCGGATACGCCGCCATCGCATAAAAACAAGGAGGTCTGACTTTGACTTTATAAGGCGTTCCACTCCCATCGCTAATGATGAAAAATCCCAATTCGCCATTACCGCCCTCAATGGCACGGTAGTACTCTTTAGCAGGGACTTTAACCCCTTCATAGATGAGCTTAAACTGGTTCATTAAGCCCTCAATGTTGGAGTAAACCGCTTGTTTGGATGGAAGCGAGATAGAAGCATCTTTGACGCAAATAGCACCATTTGGAAGTCTGGTGTAGGCTTGAGTGATGATACGAATACTTTGGCGAATCTCTTCAAAGCGTACCATCATTCTATCGTACACATCGCCCACACTGCCTAACGCCATATCAAAATCAAAGGTTTCATAGTGATAATAGGGCTCACTCACACGCACGTCATAAGGCACCCCACACGCCCGCAAATTAGGGCCACTCAAACCACGGTTAATGGCTTCTTCTTGGGTGATAATACCTACATTTTGTGTTCTATCGTGAAAAATACGGTTGTGCTCAATCAGCCTAAGGGTATCGCCCATGCCCTCTTCAATGGCTTTAATACAGGCTTTTAAATCTTCCCCAAACCCATCATACAGATCATAACTCATCCCACCGATGCGCATATACGAGTTGGTAAGGCGAGCTCCTGTGAGTTTGGAGAGCAAGGAGTAGACCACTTCTCGTGGGTTGTAAAGGTACCAATAATTGGTCAATGCGCCCATATCCACCAAAATAGCCGCTAAACAAACGAGATGGTCGATGATGCGAGAGAGTTCACCGATCATGACACGGATAAATTTTGCACGCTCCGGCAAATCCACCCCCAACATTCCCTCAACCGTATGCGCAAAAGCGATGTTGTTTAAAATCGCAGAACAGTAATTGAGACGGTCGGTATAGGGAATAATTTGGTTATAGGTATGGTTTTCGCACGATTTTTCAAAACCACGGTGTAAATAGCCGATTTCACTCACCGCACACACGATGCTTTCCCCATCTAAAGCGACAAAGTTACGAATCGTCCCATGACTTGCAGGGTGGGCAGGCCCTAGATTTAAAAACATCAAACCCTCTTCTTTATCCAGTCCTTTTTTCTTTAAACGAGGTGTCATCTCATCCATCAAATCATCACTTCGGTGGCACAACTGCCCTTTAGTGATGGGATAATCTTTGCGTAAAGGATGACCGATAAACTCTTTGTGATTTAAAATACGTTTTAAATTGGGGTGATTTTTAAAGCTAATACCGTACTGATCCCAAATTTCTCGCTCCGCCCAGTTGGCAGATTTGAATAACGATGTGATGCTTTGTGTTGCTAAAGAGGTATCGATAAAGGTTTTAATCGTGATGAGGTTTTTAAAATGCTTATCACGCAAAAGATAGACAATGGCAAAACGCTCTGGCATTTTTTCTTTACATGTAAGATAATCAATCGCCGTCATATCGACTAAAAAATGGTAACCATCGTCGTGTTTGAGTACATGTAAAACATTTTGAATGAGCTCTTTGTCCACGATGTAAGCACCCTGCGCATCAAGAGCGTATTGGTTGGCAAAAACTTCTTTAAAGTGTTTCATCAAGAAGCCCTTTAAATGCTCTTTGTGTACGCTCTTTGATGATGCTTTCATTTTCATATTGGAGTTTTTGAATCTGAAGGAGCGCATCTAAAAAAGCTTCAGGGCGTGGAGGACATCCTGCGATGTAAACATCCACAGGAATAATCGCATCAATACCTTGTAGCGTCGTATAGTTATCGTAAAACCCCCCACTGCACGCACACGCTCCTGCGCTAATCACCCATTTAGGCTCAGTCATTTGGTCGTAAATCTTTTTTAAAATAGGCGCTTGTTTGTAGCTAATGGTTCCTGCAACAATGAGTAAGTCCGCTTGTCTGGGTGAAAAGCGTACCACTTCAGCGCCAAAACGTGAAATATCATACGTGCTACTTGCCACACTCATAAACTCGATGGCACAACACGCCGTTCCAAAAACATACGGCCACATGGAAGATTCTCTTGCCCAGTTAATGGCATTATCCAGTTTTGTTGTTATCACGCTGTTTCCAAAAATTGCCTCAGCCCCTACTGCCATTTTAATGCCCCTATTCGGTAAATATAAATAAGACCTAAAAGTAAAAGTGTTACGAAAGTAAACATTTCAAACAAACCAAAGTAACCTAACTCTCGCACATTAACCGCCCATGGAAACATAAAGATGATTTCAACATCAAAAAGGACAAATAAAATAGCCACAAGATAAAACTTGGCACTAAAGCGGCTTTCACTCGAACCAATAGGGGTTGTGACACCACTTTCATAGGGAGTGTTTTTTGTTTTTTGAGTCGATTCATTAGGCCCTAACTTTTTACTCAGCAAAAAGAGAATGGGCAACAAGAGTGTGAGAAACAGAACAATACTCGAAGCTAAAAAGAGTTCATGGGGCATAGGGTGTCTTTTAATGTGATTTTAGGTTAATACGTCGATATTAACGAAAGTAGAGTAAAACAGACCTTATGTCTCTTTTAGAAATTTTTACTTTTATTTTTGATACATTCTTCTCGAATGTGACTTATATCAAAACATCTTCTAAGTGAGTTTTAACTACAATGGCTTCTTCAAAATTGTTAATCAAGAGGGATGAATGCGCTATTTTCTTTTTTTATCTGCGTGTGTGGTAGTAATGTATGCGGCAACTGCTGAGGATATTTATCGTATTTATAAAACCAAAGGCATTCATGCGGTAGAGGATTTTTTAAAAAAAGAGTTTGAGTCAGAAGAACCTGTGAAATCAAAAGAAATTAAAACGCCGATTGAAGTCAAAGTTCCTGCGAAAGAGCCAAAAGTAGCTGTGGTAAAAACAAAAGTACCCACTGAAAAAGAGCTAATCTCTAAAGAGTTTTGGTTAAAACAAATTCGAGGCATGGATATTGCATATGGTTATTATGAAGCGTTAGACTCCTTGATTGTGTGCGAAAAAGATAAAAAGCATTGTGAAGTGTATAAAAACAGTAATGATAATGGTCTTGAGTTGGTTAAATCACACGATGTTATTATGGGGAAAGAAGGGGATAAAGTAAAGCGAGGGGATCTGAAAACGCCTGTGGGTGTTTATGAAATCACCAAACGCTTTAAACCAACAGATCCTTTTTATGGTCCTTTGGCATTTTCGCTTTCTTACCCAAATCTTTTTGACGTATTGCGTGGAAAAAATGGCAGCGGTATTTGGATTCATGGTATGCCTTTAGATGGAAAAGACAGAGATGATTTGAGTAAGGGATGTGTTGTTATGGATAATGATGCCATTAAGATTCTTGACAGTGAGATTAATGCCCAAAGTACCATGACAATTATTGGTGAAAGTAAAGTACCAAAATTAAGTAAAGAGACGGTTGCAACGCTTTTAAGTGAAGTCTATAAATGGCAACGTGCATGGAAAGTGAATGATATTACTACCTATTTGAACTACTATTCCAATGATTTTAAAAGAGCAGATGGTTCAGGAAAAACGCAATTTGCTGTTAGTAAAAAACAGATTTTTTCACGTAAAGAGACCAAGACTATTGTATTTGAAAATTTAAATATTGCTCCGTATCCTACGATGGATAATCGCAAACTTTTTAAAATAGCATATGACCAAACCTATAAAAGTCCCTCTTTTGCTTCTAAAGGAAGAAAAGAGTTGTATGTTGAGCTCGTTGGCAATAAAATGTCGATTGTGGCTGAAAAATAAGGAATATGTTTTATGAATGAAAAAGAGATGATAGAAAAAGAGTTGGAAAAACTTATTGAAGCACGAGATGCTTTTTTGACATACATGGATGCGCATATTCCCAAAGATGACAAAGGAATTGCCTTTGATTTTTCGCAAGAACCAACATTGGATGCAAAACGTGTGTATGAACACTTTTATAAATTAGATTATCAAGCTCGTAAAATAAGAGGTTTTATGGTCGCTCAATTGGCATCAAAGGCTTAGCGATGGCATTTATCACCTTGAATAAAGCGCATTTATTTCACAATCTTGACACATTAAGCGCAAAGGCAGGGGGAAAACAGAAGGTTATGGCCGTCTTAAAAGACAATGCTTATGGGCATGGGCTTCGAGTGATGGCAGAACTTTGTTTTGCGTATGGTCTTCGTAGAGTAGCGGTTAAAAATATCGAAGAAGCGATGGTAATTGCCGATCTTTTTGACGAAGTCTTAGTGCTGGTCGATACCGTATCATCGCAAAAATTACCTCAAAACATCTCTTTTTCAGCGCACTCTTACGAGATGCTAGAGGCGTTGGTTGAGGGAGAGAGCATTCATTTAAGTCTTGATACGGGAATGCACCGTAACGGTATTAAAGAAGATGAGATTGAAAAAGCGATGGCATTGATTGTGGCTAAAAAACTCTCTCTTAAAGGGGTTTTCACCCATTTTAGAAGCAGTGATGAATTAAATGCCGAATTTTTTTGGCAACGTACTTTATTTGAGCGGGCTAAAAAACGGATTAAAATCCTTGCCAAAGCTTATGATTTACCAGAAATTTCCTTTCATTGTTGTAATTCAGCAGGGCTTCTTCGTACACAGACGTTGGGTGATGATGCCTTTGCACGTGTTGGTATTGCCATGTATGGGTATAGTACCCTTCATCCCTCTTTTACTTCCCTTGAATTAAAACCAGTATTAGCCTTATGGGCGGAAAAGCTGAGCAGTCGTGTGCTTAAAAAGGGCGAACGTGTTGGGTATGGAGGTGTCTATGAAGCACCAGAAGATGAACTTATCTCGACGTATGATATTGGCTATGGGGATGGTTTTTTTCGCTTTAATGGCTTAGAACCTGTTGCGATGGCGGATGGGCGTTTAAGTAAAGGGCGAATGTCAATGGATAGCTTTTGTTTGGGGGGTGATGCTCAAAATGTATGTATGTTTGATAATGCCAATGCTCTTGCCAAACAGTTTAAAACCATTAATTACGAGATTCCTACAAAACTTTCATCCACGCTAAAGCGTATTGTTATCTAATTCATTATTTTGTAAGCTTACTTCAATGGCATTTCCCCCATGGAGATTTGCCTTTGTGAGTGCGTTTTCGGCTCGTGCTTTAAAACTTCCTAATGTGTCTTTGGGCGAGAGTGACGTAATGCCATAACTACACGAAATTTTACCAATAGGTAAAAATTTGGCTGTTTCTATAATCTTTTGAAGCTTGTTTGCAAGCCCTACCCCTGCTTTAAAGGTGTTGTTAGGTAGCACAATGGCAAAACGATTGTGAGACCATTTTCCCAAAATATCCACATCCCTAATCGACTTATGAATGACGTGCACAAACTCTTTCTTAAGCGTAACAATGGCTTCTTCTGGAAAAACTTTCGACAAATTTTCAAACATATTAATTTCAAGAAGCATCAACGTGAGTTCTGTTTTGTAGCGTTTATGACGTTTAAATTCATAAAAAAGATGTTCATTGATGCTTTCATAGTTTAAAAGGTTAAGGTGTTCATCACGACTTTTGCTTTCCTCCGCGTAATCCGTTAATTGTTTTTCTAACTGCTCTTTTTTTAAAGAGAGTAGCAGTGCAAAGGTAAGCATAGGAAGGTATTTTTTAATGAGGGAGGTATGTCTTTGTATAAAAGAAGCATCTTTGCTCACAAGCATTAATGCACCAATTGTTTTTTTAGTCTCCTCTTCTTGCAGTAAAAAATGAAAAATGCTCATGGGTGTATCATTAAAAAAAATCTTCTCTTGAGTGAGGGGTGTTTTTTCTGTAAAACAGCGTACTACCATCGCTTCAACATCACTTTTTTCATAGGTGTTTGCTCGAAAAGGAAATATATCTTTTGAGTGAAAAGAGGTTTTAATAAACAGATTTTCATTGTAAAGGCTGATATGATCTTGTGTGTAAAGTAAAACAATACTTGCCTCAAGGTGCAAAAGTTTTTCAAAGCTCTCTTGTGTTTTTAAAATGTTAAATTTTGTAGCAAGAGAAGCGAATAAGAGTGTTGAGAGTTTCTCAAGCGCACCAAATTCTAAAAGGGATGTTTTAGAGGCTTTTGGCTTTATGAAAAGTGGGACGAGGGTTGTTAAAAAAAGCACTACAGCAATAAGGCATTTGAGTAAAGGTACGCTATGGGGTGTTTGAAAAAAAAGCTCTTCTATCCATGATGATTGATGTAGACGTGATATAGCAAAAGCATCCAAGACCCAGTACAAAAAAGCTATAAAAAAGGCTAAAAAGAAGTAAAATGTTTTGTTCAGTTTTATTTGCAAACTTGAATTCCTGCTTCAAACAAGATTCCATCAATACCATGCAATGCTGCAAATTCAATATCATTTTCGTCATTGCTTAAGAGTAAGATTTTCCCATCAAATAAATAATCATCGGCAATTTTTTGTGCTTGCAACGCTAAATCTTTTGTGAGAACAAAGTAGGACGCATTGAGCGCATGGGCGAACATAAGCTCTTTAATTTGTTTTACATGTAAAGCAAATGGAATATTTTCCTGTGCGCATGTGTGTGCTAAGTTTATATGAAAATCAAAAAGAACAGTACTGTTTGATGGGGTTTTAGCAATGTCTTCATATGCGTGAATATGATAAAAAGGTTTAAAAGCAATGGCTTCATGACCAATCAGTAACATTAGGATAACCTCGCACACTCTTTAGAGCAGTAGAACTGACCATCTTTAATGATCGCCTCATTGTGACTGACAAATGTTGAACACTTTTGACATTCTACCATGGTTTCTCCTTCTAAGACTTTGGTATGTGTGGTACTCTTTTTGACATCCTCTTGACGTCTGTTTTTAAAGAAAAAAAGATAAATTAAAAAAAGAACTCCAAGTAAAATAGCAATTTTAAACAACATCGACATTCTCCATAATAAGATAATAGCGCTTCTCTTTTTGATACACCTTACAGTGTGATAACCCTTGAATCTCTTCTTCGACCATTTCCCCTTTATAAAAAAGCAGGGTTGTTTTAGGTGTTATAAAATTATGACACAAGTTTATTAACATTTTTGTGTTGGTGACAGCTCGAGAGCTAATTAAATCAGCTTCAAAACCCTCAACTTTTTCCACACGATGGGTACACACTTCTACATTTTTAAGACAGAGTGTTGATTTTACAAGGTGTAAAAAAGCACTTTTTTTAGCAATAGGCTCAAACAAGCTAAAATGAACATGTGGTAAGGCAAGGGCTAAAAGTAAGCCTGGAAAACCAGCACCCGTCCCCACATCAATCGCACGTTTCATTTCGCTTACATGTAAAAATTGCAAAGGATAAATACTATCTTCTACATTTTTTAAAACCACCTCTTTCGTTTTTGCACCTGAAATATTGTGTGTTTGATTGTAGCGCAAAAGTAAGGTTGCAAATGTATCTGCGTGTTCCCAAAAGGAGATTGGAAGCGTAAACGAAGCCATAAACGAAGCCTTTAAATAAATTTATATATATCCTATCCAAAGGGCGATTAATAGGCAATTAAAGTGCTCATTTACAATTTGTTTATGCAAGAAGCAGTAGAATTATTCTTACAGTTAAATTGATTCAAAGGAGACAATTATGGCAATTACTTTACCCAAGCTTCCTTACGAGGCCGATGCCTTAGAGCCTTATATTAGTGCGAATACTTTAGGTTTTCATCATGGAAAGCACCATCAAACCTATGTCACCAACCTCAATAACTTGATTCAAAATACCCCTTTGGCAGAGGAGGCTTTAGAAGCAATCATTTTCGCCTCTGCAAATGTTCCTGAAAAAGTAGGTATTTTTAACAATGCCGCACAAGTGTGGAACCATACCTTTTATTGGAACTGTATGAAAAAAGATGGCGGTGGTGTTCCAAGCGGTGCTATTGCTTCTAAAATTACTGAAGATTTTGGTAGTTATGATGCCTTTGCAGAAGCATTTAAAAATGCAGGACTTACCCAGTTTGGTAGCGGTTGGGCATGGTTGGTGTTGGAAAATGGAAAACTGAAAATTACGAAAACCAGCAACGCCGATACACCAATGGTGCATCAGCAAAAAGCTCTTTTAACCGTTGATGTGTGGGAACATGCTTATTATTTAGAATATCAAAACAGACGTGCGGATTATATAGATATTTTTCTCAAACATTTAGTGAATTGGGAGTTTGTCAACGAAAATTTAAACGCATAAGTTTATGAAATAAGGGAATTTTTTCCCTTATTTCTTTTTTACATGTAAGGTATTTTTAGCCTTGTTCACTTAAACAGTGAGGGCATTTTTTTGCTATCAAGGGTATGTTCATACCACATTCAGCACACACTTTGGTTGTAGGCGCAGGTGCTTCTTTTGGCATGATTTTTGAATACCCCTTAATCATCATAAACATAACAAAACCTAAAATGACAAACGAGGTAACATCGTTAAAAAAGACACCAAGTTTAATAGCTGGAGCACCTGCTTTTTCCAAATCTGCCAATGAGACATACTCTTTGCCATCCAATGCAATAAACAAAGATGAGAAATCGACATTGCCAAGCAACAAACCCACGGGTGGCATGATAATGTTGCTGACTAAGGACTTGACCACCGTTGCAAAGGCTGCACCAAAAATAAACCCCACCGCCATATCAATGACATTGCCTTTGATCAGGAAGTTTTTAAACTCTTTTAGCATAGTGGCTCCTTATTAA harbors:
- the mscL gene encoding large conductance mechanosensitive channel protein MscL, which gives rise to MLKEFKNFLIKGNVIDMAVGFIFGAAFATVVKSLVSNIIMPPVGLLLGNVDFSSLFIALDGKEYVSLADLEKAGAPAIKLGVFFNDVTSFVILGFVMFMMIKGYSKIMPKEAPAPTTKVCAECGMNIPLIAKKCPHCLSEQG
- a CDS encoding NADH-quinone oxidoreductase subunit A; amino-acid sequence: MPHELFLASSIVLFLTLLLPILFLLSKKLGPNESTQKTKNTPYESGVTTPIGSSESRFSAKFYLVAILFVLFDVEIIFMFPWAVNVRELGYFGLFEMFTFVTLLLLGLIYIYRIGALKWQ
- a CDS encoding GGDEF domain-containing protein, giving the protein MQIKLNKTFYFFLAFFIAFLYWVLDAFAISRLHQSSWIEELFFQTPHSVPLLKCLIAVVLFLTTLVPLFIKPKASKTSLLEFGALEKLSTLLFASLATKFNILKTQESFEKLLHLEASIVLLYTQDHISLYNENLFIKTSFHSKDIFPFRANTYEKSDVEAMVVRCFTEKTPLTQEKIFFNDTPMSIFHFLLQEEETKKTIGALMLVSKDASFIQRHTSLIKKYLPMLTFALLLSLKKEQLEKQLTDYAEESKSRDEHLNLLNYESINEHLFYEFKRHKRYKTELTLMLLEINMFENLSKVFPEEAIVTLKKEFVHVIHKSIRDVDILGKWSHNRFAIVLPNNTFKAGVGLANKLQKIIETAKFLPIGKISCSYGITSLSPKDTLGSFKARAENALTKANLHGGNAIEVSLQNNELDNNTL
- a CDS encoding PP0621 family protein, giving the protein MLFKIAILLGVLFLIYLFFFKNRRQEDVKKSTTHTKVLEGETMVECQKCSTFVSHNEAIIKDGQFYCSKECARLS
- a CDS encoding L,D-transpeptidase family protein, with the protein product MRYFLFLSACVVVMYAATAEDIYRIYKTKGIHAVEDFLKKEFESEEPVKSKEIKTPIEVKVPAKEPKVAVVKTKVPTEKELISKEFWLKQIRGMDIAYGYYEALDSLIVCEKDKKHCEVYKNSNDNGLELVKSHDVIMGKEGDKVKRGDLKTPVGVYEITKRFKPTDPFYGPLAFSLSYPNLFDVLRGKNGSGIWIHGMPLDGKDRDDLSKGCVVMDNDAIKILDSEINAQSTMTIIGESKVPKLSKETVATLLSEVYKWQRAWKVNDITTYLNYYSNDFKRADGSGKTQFAVSKKQIFSRKETKTIVFENLNIAPYPTMDNRKLFKIAYDQTYKSPSFASKGRKELYVELVGNKMSIVAEK
- a CDS encoding NADH-quinone oxidoreductase subunit D, translating into MKHFKEVFANQYALDAQGAYIVDKELIQNVLHVLKHDDGYHFLVDMTAIDYLTCKEKMPERFAIVYLLRDKHFKNLITIKTFIDTSLATQSITSLFKSANWAEREIWDQYGISFKNHPNLKRILNHKEFIGHPLRKDYPITKGQLCHRSDDLMDEMTPRLKKKGLDKEEGLMFLNLGPAHPASHGTIRNFVALDGESIVCAVSEIGYLHRGFEKSCENHTYNQIIPYTDRLNYCSAILNNIAFAHTVEGMLGVDLPERAKFIRVMIGELSRIIDHLVCLAAILVDMGALTNYWYLYNPREVVYSLLSKLTGARLTNSYMRIGGMSYDLYDGFGEDLKACIKAIEEGMGDTLRLIEHNRIFHDRTQNVGIITQEEAINRGLSGPNLRACGVPYDVRVSEPYYHYETFDFDMALGSVGDVYDRMMVRFEEIRQSIRIITQAYTRLPNGAICVKDASISLPSKQAVYSNIEGLMNQFKLIYEGVKVPAKEYYRAIEGGNGELGFFIISDGSGTPYKVKVRPPCFYAMAAYPHIVEGGMIADAVLSLGSLNIIAGELDR
- a CDS encoding superoxide dismutase, translating into MAITLPKLPYEADALEPYISANTLGFHHGKHHQTYVTNLNNLIQNTPLAEEALEAIIFASANVPEKVGIFNNAAQVWNHTFYWNCMKKDGGGVPSGAIASKITEDFGSYDAFAEAFKNAGLTQFGSGWAWLVLENGKLKITKTSNADTPMVHQQKALLTVDVWEHAYYLEYQNRRADYIDIFLKHLVNWEFVNENLNA
- the nuoE gene encoding NADH-quinone oxidoreductase subunit NuoE, giving the protein MSSFAFSQENETKFRALLERYPEKSSLMLPSLWMVQYQEGWISPEAMQFLAQKLECSAMDVYSVASFYTMFNLASVGKYHIQLCKTLSCMLRGAQTMQAHIENRLGIKPGQTTKDGKFTFSLVECLGSCGTAPCMSLNDDYVENLTLEKLDELIDGSAS
- the rsmG gene encoding 16S rRNA (guanine(527)-N(7))-methyltransferase RsmG, producing the protein MASFTLPISFWEHADTFATLLLRYNQTHNISGAKTKEVVLKNVEDSIYPLQFLHVSEMKRAIDVGTGAGFPGLLLALALPHVHFSLFEPIAKKSAFLHLVKSTLCLKNVEVCTHRVEKVEGFEADLISSRAVTNTKMLINLCHNFITPKTTLLFYKGEMVEEEIQGLSHCKVYQKEKRYYLIMENVDVV
- a CDS encoding NADH-quinone oxidoreductase subunit B encodes the protein MAVGAEAIFGNSVITTKLDNAINWARESSMWPYVFGTACCAIEFMSVASSTYDISRFGAEVVRFSPRQADLLIVAGTISYKQAPILKKIYDQMTEPKWVISAGACACSGGFYDNYTTLQGIDAIIPVDVYIAGCPPRPEAFLDALLQIQKLQYENESIIKERTQRAFKGLLDETL
- a CDS encoding alanine racemase; its protein translation is MAFITLNKAHLFHNLDTLSAKAGGKQKVMAVLKDNAYGHGLRVMAELCFAYGLRRVAVKNIEEAMVIADLFDEVLVLVDTVSSQKLPQNISFSAHSYEMLEALVEGESIHLSLDTGMHRNGIKEDEIEKAMALIVAKKLSLKGVFTHFRSSDELNAEFFWQRTLFERAKKRIKILAKAYDLPEISFHCCNSAGLLRTQTLGDDAFARVGIAMYGYSTLHPSFTSLELKPVLALWAEKLSSRVLKKGERVGYGGVYEAPEDELISTYDIGYGDGFFRFNGLEPVAMADGRLSKGRMSMDSFCLGGDAQNVCMFDNANALAKQFKTINYEIPTKLSSTLKRIVI